In the Aquimarina spinulae genome, GTGTTGGGCGGTAATATAGATTATCAAAATAATTGGTGGACAGAAGTTGAGATGATTCATAAACCTCGTATTTTTACAAATACCGTTCTACGAGGAGGTCCTAGGTGGAGATTTTCTCAAGAAAATATAGGAGTGTTATTTTTTGGATCTGATCAAAGAAAGAAATTTAATTTTACTGTCGGTCATGTGAATTCATGGACAACAGATAATAATTTCTCTTTTAGAAGATATGTATTGAGACTTAGGTATCAGCCATTTAACTCGTTTAGTATGTCTTTAAATCCAGAGTTTGTAGAGAACCCTAATAAAACACAGTATGTTACAGATGTTGATTTTAATGGTACTCCAAGATATATAACTGCTAAAATAGATCAGAAAACTTTAAGTGCGAGTATACGGTTAAATTATAGTATTAATCCTAATCTTACTATTCAGTATTATGGGCAACCGTTTATATCACGAGGAAGATATACCGATTTTAACTATGTTAATAATGCAGTTGCCAAAAACCTAGATGAGAGAGTAACATTATATGATCAGGATCAGATTTCGTTTGCAGATGATGAGTACTCTGTAGATGAGGATAGAGATGGTACTGTGGATTATACTATTAGTAATCCAGATTTTGCATTTGTTCAGTTTCGTTCTAACCTGGTGCTACGCTGGGAATATATTCCGGGTTCTGAAATATTTTTGGTTTGGTCACAAGGTATTACCGGGGATGGAAACCCTTCTGATGATCTCTTTAGAAGTTTAGATAATCAGATTCTGAATCAGCAGCCAGAGAACACATTTTTAATCAAAGCAACATATCGATTTGTATTATAAAGTTTCTGAAAAAGTTTTTATACAATAAATAATATTAAACGTATTTTGCGACCCTATAGAATGTCGTAATATGAAATATTTTTATGCTGTGTTTACTTTAGTTTTTTTGGTGGCATGCACTACATCAAAACCTAAAGAAAGAGTTGTTGTAACAAATGAGAAACCAGAAATATCAAAAAAGGACTCGGTATCTTTCTTCTTAGAGCATTACGAGAAGTTTTTTGCTACTAATTTTAATGTTTCAGAATGTCCTGGAGCAGCTGTTGTTGTGGTTAAAGGTGATACTGTTATTTATGAAAAAGGTTTTGGAGTAAAAGAAATTCATACACAAGATTCTGTAGATGTAAATACAGTTTTTAGAATTGCAAGCTTATCAAAAGGTGTAACAGCAGTTTTGGCGGGGAATTTAGTAGATCGTGATGAACTACAATGGGATCAAAATGTTAGAGAATCGGTAAAAACATTTAGTTTAAGAAATAGTGAACAGGCAGATCGGCTTAAAGTAAATCATTTATTATCGCATACAACAGGACTTTACCCTTATACATATACTAAGCTTATACAAAAAGGATGGTCTTTAGAGCAAATTATCAGAAGTTTTAAAAGAAAAGGAGTTGTATCTAAGGAAGGAGTAGATTACGAATATCAAAATGCAATATTTTCGGTTATTGAAAAAATAATGGAAAACCAAACCGAAAAATCGTTTGAAACCCTTCTTAAAGAGCGAGTGTTTGCTCCGGCAGGGATGCATACAGCATCAAGTACATATGCTGCAATAAGAAAGAATGATAATGTAGCTCTTCCTCATAAATATAATCATTATTCAAAAAAATATGGGGTTACAGAGATTCATAAAAACTATTATAATGTAGCTGCTGCAGGAGGAATTAATGCATCAATCTCTGATATGGGGGAGTATTTAAAAGTATTACTTGGATATCGCCCTGATATTATTTCAAAAGAAAGCCTTAGTGATATTTTTAACCCTATTATTTGTACTAGTGATGAAGATACATATGTTAATTTGTGGGACGGGGTAACAGATTCTTATTATGCAATGGGGTGGCGAGTTTTGGATTACAGAGGTAGAAGAATACTATATCATGGGGGTAATGTAAATCAATATAAAACCCAATTGTTGATTGATCCTGATAATGATATAGGTGTTTGTGTATTATTTAACGGCCCCAATCCATTTAATGGGCCGGTGATTCCTACTTTTTTAAATTATTATGATTTTTATAAAGAAATAAGCCAAAATCAACAAGTGAAATGATTTTGGCTTTTGAGCTTTCTTAACTGTTCGATTAATATTTTTAGTGAGCCTCTAGCCAGTCTTTACCCAATCCAAGATCTACATCTAATGGAACTTCTAAAGTGTACGCATTTTCCATTTCGGTTTTGATTAAGACTTTGATCTCTTCCAATTCGGGTTTAAAAACATCAAATACCAATTCATCATGCACCTGTAGTAGCATTTTGGTTTTATAGTTTCCTTCTTTTAGTTTTTTATGAATATTGATCATTGCAATCTTGATAATGTCAGCAGCACTTCCTTGAATAGGGGCATTTACTGCATTTCGTTCTGCTGCACCACGAACAATTGCATTTGCAGAGTTAATGTTTTTTAAATATCGGCGTCTTCCTAAAACCGTTTGTACATAACCATTTTCTCTCGCAAAATCTACCTGTTCACTCATGTAGTTGCGTAGCTTTGGGTATGTTTTATAATACGTATCGATTAATTCTTTAGCTTCACTTCGTGAAAGACTGGTTTGGTTACTTAATCCAAAAGCCGAAACTCCATAAATAATTCCAAAGTTTACTGTTTTGGCATTGCTACGTTGCTCTCTGCTAACCTCTTCTATGGGAACATTAAATACCTTTGCAGCAGTAGAAGCGTGGATATCTTCACCATTTTTAAAAGCCTCAATCATAGTTTCTTCTTTGCTTAAAGCTGCAATGATCCTTAATTCTATTTGAGAATAATCTGCCGCAAGTAGTGTGTGTTCTTCATTTCTGGGAACAAATGCTTTTCTTACTTGTCGTCCTCTTTCTGTACGAATAGGAATGTTTTGTAAATTAGGATTGTTAGAACTTAAACGTCCGGTGGCAGCTACCGTTTGCATATAATCTGTATGAACACGCCCGGTATTTTCGTCAACCTGTGTTGGTAATGCATCAACATAAGTGCTTTTTAATTTAGACAAACCACGAAAATCCAATATGTTTTGAATAATATCATGATCTTTTGCTAGATAGGATAATACGTCTTCGGCAGTAGAATATTGACCTGTCTTTGTCTTTTTGGGTTTGTCTACCAATTTCATTTTTTCAAATAATATAACACCCAATTGCTTTGGTGAAGCGATGTTAAATTCTTCACCAGCTTCTGTGTAGATCTTTTGCTCTAATGTTTTAATATCGCTATCTAGTTCTTCAGAAAGAGATTGTAAAAAACCTTTATCCAGGTTAATTCCTTCGATTTCCATATCGGCCAGAACTCTTAGTAATGGAATTTCAATATCCTTGAATAAAGAGACCGTTTTTGCTTCGGTAAGCTCGGGTGCAAAATGTTCTTTTAGCTGAAAAGTAATATCTGCATCCTCTACCGCGTATTCGGTTTGCTTATCTATTGGTACTTGTCTGAAGGATAGTTGGTTTTTACCTTTTTTGCCAATTAATTCAGTAATAGAAACCGGAGTGTAATTAAGGTAAGTTTCAGCAAGCACATCCATATTGTGTCTCATGTCTGGATTGATGAGATAATGAGCTAACATCGTATCAAACAGTGTTCCTTTAACTTCGATATTATATTTTGCAAGAACTTTGATGTCATATTTTAGATTTTGACCAATTTTTGTGATATGTTCAGCTTCAAAGAAAGGTCGTAGTTGTTCGATCAATTCTTGTGCTTCGTTACGATCTTCCGGAAAAGGAATGTAAAAACCTTTTCCTGCTTCCCAGGAAAAAGCAATCCCTACCAATTCTGCAATTAGTGGATTAAGACCAGTAGTTTCGGTGTCAAAACAAACATGCTCTTGCTTTAATAAATTTTGAAGAAATAATTTCATTGCCATTCCCGGAGCAATGCTCTGATAGAAATGTTCGGTATTAGCAATAGTTTTTCTGCTGGAAAAAGAAACAGCTTCACCAGATTCCTCGGTTTCACCAAATAATGAAAATTGACCTGCTCCAGCTTGTGTTGTTTTCTTTTTTGAAGTAGAACTACCTGAAGTCTGAGCAGATGTATTAGTTTCTTCTCCCGAAAAAATCTTAATAAACTGATCTGTAAGCCTTCTAAACTCTAATTCTTCAAAAATGGTATGTACTTTTTGCGCATCAGGCTTAGTAAATTCGTAATCATCGGCATTAAAGGTTACATCACAATCTAAAATAATGGTTGCCAGTTTTTTAGAAAGAAGACCTAATTCTGCATTTGCTTCTACTTTTTCTTTCATTTTACCTTTTAGCTTATCGGTGTTAGCTAATAAGCCTTCCATAGAACCGTATTCTGCAAGAAATTTTTTGGCAGTTTTGTCACCAACCCCCGGCAATCCAGGGATATTATCCACAGCATCACCCATCATACCTAGATAATCAATAACCTGCTCTGGTCGCTCTATCTCAAATCTTTTTTGAACCTCTGGTATTCCCCAGATTTCGATTCCATTTCCCATTCTGGCAGGGCGATACATAAAAATGTTTTCAGAAACTAATTGCGCATAATCCTTATCAGGAGTAACCATATAAGTTTGATATCCTTCTTTTTCGGCTTGTTTGGCGATGGTGCCAATTAAATCATCTGCTTCTACACCTGCTTTTTCTATGATAGGAATGTGCATGGCTTTTAATATTTCCTGAATTATAGGTACAGCAATTTTAATGGCCTCGGGGGTTTCATCTCGATTAGCCTTGTACTCAGGAAAAATTTCTAATCGATCTTTACTCCCTTGCTTGTCAAATGCAACAGCTAAATGATCAGGTTTTTCTCTTTTAATAACATCGAATAAAGAATTTACAAAACCTAAAATTGCAGATGTATCCTGCCCTTTTGAGTTAATTCTCGGGTTTTTAATAAGTGCATAGTACCCTCGAAAAATAAGAGCGAAAGCATCCAGAAGAAAAAGACGTTTTTGTGACATGATGTGAGTTAAATTTTTAGAAATGCAATATAAAAAGAAGATTAATCAAATTAGCGTCAAAAACTATAATAAATATAAAAAGAAATGCCGCCAAAAACTGACGGCATTTCGCCCCAAAATAAAATTGATAACAATGTATCAACTGCTATAAATACGATAGTAATTCTTATATATAGTATATGATTTTTTTAAATTGTAATTAAGCCCTAAAAAGGAATATGAAACGAAGTTACAAATAAAAATCTTAGTTCTAAAAGAAATTGTTAAGATTTATGCCGGGTAAAGGCATGATTTTAACGCTTTTTGGTTGTAAAATTTATTTATCGTTAATTTTTACTTAAAAAATAGCCGCAAATTAAAAAGGAGGGATAGCTTTGTTTAATAATTAAAATCTTACAACAAATTATGCGTTGGTTAGTCCCTATAATTCTATACATACTTATTGAAACTTATGCATATCAAGCCATTCGTACTATTACCAAAAATCAATGGGTGCAAATAGGATATTTAGTATTGTCATTGCTTATTTTGAGTTATGTGATTTATATTTTTGCTAACTATGATCGCAGTGTCGGTCCAACCAAATACACATTAAGAGCTAGTGCTCTTTTGTTACTCACTTTGGTGCCTAAATTAATTATGATTTTGTTTTTATTTGGTGAAGACATTATTAGAGTTTGTGTGGCTGGGTATAATTATCTTACAAACACTTTTTTTGAAGGTACAGCTACTCAATATTTTCCAGACCGTAGAAAATTTATAAGCCAACTGGCACTTGGTGTTGCTGCAATACCTCTTGGGGGATTGTTACACGGGATTTTTAGAGGGAAATATAATTTTAAAGTGATACGCCATGTGTTGCATTTTGAAGACCTCCCTGCTGCATTTGATGGATTTAGAATTACACAAATTTCAGATATACATTCTGGAAGTTTTGATGATGCTGCCAAGATCGAATATGCAGTGGATTTAATTAATGAACAAGAAACAGATTTATTGTTATTTACCGGAGATATCGTGAATACTGTAGCAGAAGAAATGGATGATTGGATAGATACTTTTAAACGTATTAAAACACCCAAATATGGCAAATACTCTGTTTTAGGAAATCACGATTATGGAGAGTATGTTACCTGGAACAGTCAGGAAGAAAAAGATGCAAATTTTGAAGCAATAAAGGAAGTTCATACTAAAATTGATTTTAATCTGTTACTTAATGATAGTACTTTTGTAGAAAAGGATGGTGAGCGTATTGCCGTGATAGGAGTAGAGAATTGGGGGCATAACTTTAAGAAAGCTGGTGATTTAAAAAAGGCTTCTGAAAAAGTGACCAAAGAAGATTTTAAAGTCTTGTTAAGTCACGATCCCTCACATTGGGAATATGAAGTAAAGAAACATTCGGATCATTACCATCTTACATTAAGCGGGCATACCCATGGATTTCAATTTGGGATTGAAATTCCCGGATTTGTACGATGGAGTCCAGTGCAATATGTATATAAACAATGGGCAGGGATGTATGATGAAATGGGAAGATATCTGAATGTAAATCGAGGTTTTGGATTTCATGCTTTCCCGGGACGGGTTGGTATATGGCCCGAGATTACGGTTATTGAATTGAGAAAAGGATCTAAAGGTAAAGGCGCATAATTCAGAAAGTGTTATATTTACAACTGTTTAATGGCCAATTATTAAAGGCCCAAACATAAAAGTTTTTGAACATGTCAAAGTTTGGAGATATAATAGGTATTGAAGTTCCTGTCTTATTAGACTTTTTTACCGAATGGAACGAACCCTCTCTGGCAATGCATCCTGTGTTAAGGGATGTAGCTGCGGCACTTGGAGATAAAGGGAAAGTTATAAAGATTGATGTAGATAAGAATGAAGAGTTGGCTACTGCTTTACGTATTAAAGGACTTCCTACATTAATGATTTATAAAGAAGGTGAGATGGTTTGGAGACAAAGTGGCGAGCAAGATGCTAATACACTTATCGGTCTCATGAAAGAGTATGTTTAAACCTAGATGGTATCAAAAACATATCCTCTTTTAGAAAAATGATCTAAAACCTCAGGTAGCACGGCTGTAAGATTTTTTGAGGCTTTTATGCTATCATGAAAAACAATAATGCTTCCCTGTTGTGTGTTTTGGAGCACATTTTGTAAACATTCTTCTGGTGATATTGTTTGTTCCCAATCTTTTGATAATACATCCCAAAGTATAATGTTATATCCTAACTTTTCTAGTGCTTTAAATTTGGTACGGCTTATTTGTCCATATGGCGGTCTAAATATTTGCTGTATATCTTTCTTAGGTGAATATTCCTGAATTAGATTTTGACAATCTATAATGTTTTCAAGGTACATTTCTAGACTAGTTTTCCAGGCTTTTAAGTGATTCATAGTATGATTACCTATAGCATGACCTTCTGCCAGAATCTGTCGAAAAACTTCGGGATGTTTTCTAATATTATCACCTATACAAAAAAAAGTTGCTTTGGCATTATATTGATTTAACTGGGTCAAAACAAATTCTGTAACACCCGGTATGGGGCCATCATCAAAAGTTAAATATAGCTTCTTTTCATTATTCGCATAAAGATCCCAGATATAATTCGGGAGAAGCTGTTTAATAACCTTAGGGGTTTTATTTGGAATTATTTGCACTATGAATGTACTAAAAAAGTGAGCCTTATAAAGACTCACTTTTAATAATTAGTTTGCTATACTATCTAAAGAATCTAACGATTTTTCCTGGTTTTGAAACTCTTTAATAAGATCTTCTTCTTGTTGTTTACGTATGGCTTCATCATCATCATATTCTTCATCTTCAGAATAGAGTCGAGTAAACAATCTTAGGTATTTGTTAAACTCATCTGCTTTTTCTTCTATCATTTCCCGATCCTGATTGATTAGTAATAAATCAACTACACTACGATAACGTTCTACATTAGTTACGATCTCTTCGGCATAACGATATTGATCTTTAAGTTCTAAGCTACCAAAATAGGTGAGTTGCTCCTGGTATTTTTTTGCTAGTTTTATCCATAAGTCTCGAGCTTTTTGTTTTTCTCCTATCTCGTAATATCCAGAAATATAAGGCTCTACCAGAGTGTAATACTCATAGTATTCGATTGGCATTTTATCCATTGCCAGATCCAAAATTTCTTTGGCTTTATCTTTTTTATCCTCTTGAATTAAAGCCTCTACAAGTCTTGCTAGATTACTACGATATGTAATTGCATTTTTCCTGGTTTCTGGATCATGATATATATTCGGATCATTACTATTACCCCAATCCCAACTAGTTACGTTTTTATACATAAGATCAGTATCTAATCTACCCATTTCAAAAGGATTTCGAGGATTTACCTTAGTACGAATAGGGACTAATTTAAAAGTAACCCCATCTAATTGCAGGTAATCTTTCATCCATAAGAAATCATCATCCCCATAACTTCCACCAGTAAAATAAATAGGCCTTTCCCAATTGTTATTAGCGATAATATCCAGCATCAAAAGACGATTTTTGAATAATAAATCCCCATTAAGGTGAATATCAATATAAGGTACAATAAGATCAGCATCTTTTTGAGCTACAATACCATTTCTAAGCACCGCTTCTTTGTCTACAGGAATTCGTATGTGCTTAGTAGGAAATGTATTTACTTTTTTACCACTTTGCAAATCTCCTTTAGTTCGAGGGTCATCTGTTTCTATCCATCTCATCCAGTTTTTGATAAGCATGGTGTCAGAAGTTACAGGTTTGTGATAAATAGCATCGTTATTTCCGAATCGATAGAATTCATGAGTTAATTGAGAGGGGATAGGTTTTCCTTCGTATGCAGCTTTTTTCATTTGGTCTATATACCAATCTGTTGCAAAAAGGCTTGTGTTTACGGTTCTAACGTCTGTACGGTAACCTTCAATTTCTTGTGCATACCATAGCGCAAATGTGTCATTATCTCCTATCGTAAATAGTATGGCATCTTTTTGACAAGATTGCAAGTACATTTTTGCCATAGATTGTGCAGTATATCGATTTGAACGATCGTGATCATCCCAGTTTTGTGCTGCTAATAATACTGGTACAGCCAATAGGCAAGCCACAGTAACTATAGGAGCAAGTATTTTGGGTTTTAAGTATTTTTTAAGTAAATCAAACAAGGCATATACACCAAACCCTATCCAGATAGCAAATACATAAAATGACCCTACCAGTGCATAATCTCGCTCTCTTGGTTCAAAAGGTCTTTCATTAAGGTAAATTTTTAGTGCTAAGCCTGTAAATAAGAAAAAAATGAGCAAAACCCAGAATTTTTTCTTATCTCTTTGTAGCATAAATACAAAACCAATTAACCCTAGTAGTAATGGTAAGAAGTAGTAGGTATTGCGAGCCTTATTTTTAAGAGCATCACTAGGTAAATTATCTTGAGATCCTAATCGAATTTCATCAATAAATTTAATGCCACTAAGCCAATTTCCTTCTAAATCGGTAAGTTTACCCTGGTTGTCATCTTGTCGTCCAACAAAATTCCACATAAAATAACGCCAGTACATATATCCCATTTGGTAATCAAATAAATATACTACGTTATCCCCAAAAGAGGGTTTTTCTACATTGATATAATTACCAAACGATTGTAAAAATTTATTATAATCATCATTATCTAATTTCCCTGTAGCATATTCTCTTCTAAATTGAGTAACGGCATTAAGTAATTCTTCTTCACCTTGATACTCGGGCTTGATTGTGAATTTAATTGGCCCGGTAAACTCCATATAATTGGCAATATGCTCTGTGCTCCACATTCTTGGTAAAATGGCTTTATGTGCATCATCAAGATTTTGTTTTGCATTTTTCCAATCGTTAACTATAATATACTTTCCGGTTTTAAGATCTTTTTCATATTTCGGTTTACCATCTTCGTATGGATTGTTCTCATCCAGACCGGCATAGATTTCTGTAAATTGAGGCCCATAAAAAAGATGGGTTTCTGGGTATTGTTCTAAGTTATAATATGCCAGAAGCTCTCTTGCGTTATTAGGATTATTCTCATTAATTACAGTTCCGGCATTTGCTCGTATAGGTAACATAACCCAGCTAGAAAATCCTATTAGGATAAACATAACACATAATAACAATGTGTTTAATTGTGGGTAACTTTTTTTACGAGTGTATTTTATGCCAAAATAAAAAGCTGCAGCGATTATTAATCCGGCAATAATGGTTCCTGAATTAAAAGGCATACCTATAGAATTAACAAAAAAGACTTCGGCTGCACCAAAGAATTTAAGTGTAGAAGGTAATAGAAGTTTAAAAATAAACAATAATATAGCTACAACAGCGATATTGGCAACAATGAAATTTCTGATAGTAATTTCTTTGTAATTTTTGAAATAATATAATAACCCTATTGCAGGGATAGACAGTAGTCCCATAAAGTGAACACCGAAAGATAGTCCAACGATAAAAGAGATTAATAGTAGCCATTTATTACCTCTAGAAGTATGCATGTCTCGTTCCCATAATAATCCAAGATAGAAAAGAACAGATAAAATACAGGTGGCCATTGCATATACTTCGGCTTCTACAGCATTAAACCAAAAGCTATCTGTAAAGGAAAAGGCGAGAGCCCCTACCATACCACTACCTAGAATAGCCATTGCCTTACCTTGTGTTAATTCTTCATCTTTAACGATTACTTTTTTGACAAGAATGGTGATCGACCAAAACATAAAAAGGATCGTAAATGCACTAGCAAACGCAGAAGTCATATTTACCATAAATGCAATTTGTGTGGGATCTGATGCAAACGCAGAAGCAAAAGCTCCAATCATTTGAAAAAGGGGTGCCCCTGGTGGATGGCCAACTTGTAGTTTTGAAGAGGTAGCAATGTATTCTCCTGCATCCCAAAAACTAGCAGTGGGTTCTACCGTCATTGCGTAAACGCATAAAGCGATGGTAAAAACAATCCATCCTAATATTTTATTCCACTTGGTAAAGTTGAATGTGCTCATAAGATTTATTCAGTTATATAACGTGTGGCGAATTTAATAATAAAAATACTTTAACCTTAGTTTTTTTAGGAAACGCTTAACAGAAGTTTATATTTTAGACATATAACAACTGTTTTGTGGATAGATTATTGATTTAGTAGAATAAATTTTAAAAAATGTTTGCAGAGCCAAAAGAAAATTTTAAATTTGCACCCGCAAACACGTATTGGCCTATGGTGTAACTGGCAACACGTCTGGTTTTGGTCCAGAAGAGTCTAGGTTCGAGCCCTAGTAGGCCAACAAAAAAGGAGCAAATTTATTTGCTCCTTTTTTTATTTTATGTTGTGAAGACATTAAATTTTAAAAGTCAACACCGGTCTTTTTGCGTGATTTACAACATCTTCACCTAAGCTTCCGTTAATAAAATGTGATATTCCTTTTCTGCCATGAGTACTAATGCCGATCATGCCCGCATTGATAGAATCGGCAAAATTAAGTATTCCTTTTTCTACCGTATTATCGTTATAGATGTTTAAACTATACCCCTCTATTGCCAGGTTAGAGATCATATTATTCATTTTCTCTTCGGTTTCATAAGTAGTTTTAAATCCATTAGCTGTATTTACCCATACTAAATGAAGCTTTGCTTGAATTGATTTAGAAAAATCGTGCGCTGCTAAAAGGCATGGTTTATCTTCATCATCAAAATTTGTAGCATATACAAAGTCATTAATTCCAAAAATATCACAATCTTCTTTGATGACTAATACCGGTTTTTTTGATGTTCGAACCACTTTTTCTGCATTAGAGCCTATAAATAATTCTTCAAAACCGGAAGAACCATGAGATCCCATGATAATAATATCTATATTATTTTTGGTACTCGAATTGATAATCCCATGTAGTACATCTTCAAAATTTACAGTCTCAATGACGTCAATATCTTTTAAATAATCCTGGTTTAATACTTCTTCAAACTTTTTATGGGTTTGCTTCATGAAAAAAATGGCTTCGGGCGCAGGTCCTGGTGCTCCAGAAGACATTAGATCTGTAAGATGCATAGGGAGCTCTAAAATATGTAACAGATAGATTTTAGCGTTATTTTTTTTTGCTATTTGAGCCGCCACTTTTAGTGCATTTTCGGCTTGTTTAGAAAAATCTGTAGGGACTAGTATGCTTTTGATCATAATACTGCTTTTTTGAAATGTGTTATTTGTTTATCACTCTGGATTTAGAACGTATTGGTAATTATATGCTTAAAGTAAGAAGCTACTTATATAGTATATCTTAAATTTACGAATAAATTCATTCTTAGCGATATTTTGTATATAAGATATTATTACTATCTTTGCACCGTTGAAATTAAAAAACCAGGATGAGGGGACGAAAAGTCCCCTCTTTTTATCTATTTATGTCATTAAAAGACAAAGTTCAGAGTTTATTAGAGGGGGCACTTCGAGAAAATCCGTCCCTATTTCTAATTGAAAGTAAAATTCATCCCGATAATAGTATTGAAATTATTATTGATGGAGATGATGGTGTGAAAGTAGAAGATTGCATTGCGGTAAGCAGAGCAATTGAACACAATTTAGATAGAGAAGAAGAAGACTTCTCTCTTCAGGTAATGTCTTCAGGTGTTTCTGAAGGTCTGAAACATATTCGACAGTATAAAAAGAATGTGGGCAGAAAACTTAAGGTAAAAACAACCGAAGAAACAATCGAAGGAGAGTTAATCTCAGTGACCGAAGATGCAATTGTCTTAACGTGGAAAACACGAGAGCCTAAGCCAGTAGGTAAAGGTAAAGTAACCGTTACTAAAGAAGCTAATATAGCTTATGAAAATATTGTAGAAGCAAAAGTTATGATAACATTTTAATTATAATATATTGATATGGAAAATATCGCATTAATAGAATCATTTTCAGAATTCAAGGATGATAAGTTTATAGATCGTGTTACTTTAATGTCGATCTTAGAAGATGTATTTAGGAATGCTCTAAAGAAGAAGTTTGGTAGTGATGACAATTTCGATATCATTATAAATCCTGATAAGGGAGATTTAGAAATTTGGAGAAACCGTATTGTAGTAGGAGATGGAGAAGTTGAAGATGGTAATCAAGAAATATCACTAACTGAAGCACAAAAAATAGAGCCTGATTTCGAGGTAGGAGAAGATGTATCAGAAGAAGTTAAGCTTATAGATTTAGGAAGACGTTCTATATTAGCATTACGCCAGAATTTGATTTCTAAAATCCATGAACACGACAATACTAATATTTATAAACAGTTTAAAGAATTAGAAGGAGA is a window encoding:
- a CDS encoding thioredoxin family protein, with amino-acid sequence MSKFGDIIGIEVPVLLDFFTEWNEPSLAMHPVLRDVAAALGDKGKVIKIDVDKNEELATALRIKGLPTLMIYKEGEMVWRQSGEQDANTLIGLMKEYV
- a CDS encoding metallophosphoesterase codes for the protein MRWLVPIILYILIETYAYQAIRTITKNQWVQIGYLVLSLLILSYVIYIFANYDRSVGPTKYTLRASALLLLTLVPKLIMILFLFGEDIIRVCVAGYNYLTNTFFEGTATQYFPDRRKFISQLALGVAAIPLGGLLHGIFRGKYNFKVIRHVLHFEDLPAAFDGFRITQISDIHSGSFDDAAKIEYAVDLINEQETDLLLFTGDIVNTVAEEMDDWIDTFKRIKTPKYGKYSVLGNHDYGEYVTWNSQEEKDANFEAIKEVHTKIDFNLLLNDSTFVEKDGERIAVIGVENWGHNFKKAGDLKKASEKVTKEDFKVLLSHDPSHWEYEVKKHSDHYHLTLSGHTHGFQFGIEIPGFVRWSPVQYVYKQWAGMYDEMGRYLNVNRGFGFHAFPGRVGIWPEITVIELRKGSKGKGA
- the polA gene encoding DNA polymerase I; translated protein: MMSQKRLFLLDAFALIFRGYYALIKNPRINSKGQDTSAILGFVNSLFDVIKREKPDHLAVAFDKQGSKDRLEIFPEYKANRDETPEAIKIAVPIIQEILKAMHIPIIEKAGVEADDLIGTIAKQAEKEGYQTYMVTPDKDYAQLVSENIFMYRPARMGNGIEIWGIPEVQKRFEIERPEQVIDYLGMMGDAVDNIPGLPGVGDKTAKKFLAEYGSMEGLLANTDKLKGKMKEKVEANAELGLLSKKLATIILDCDVTFNADDYEFTKPDAQKVHTIFEELEFRRLTDQFIKIFSGEETNTSAQTSGSSTSKKKTTQAGAGQFSLFGETEESGEAVSFSSRKTIANTEHFYQSIAPGMAMKLFLQNLLKQEHVCFDTETTGLNPLIAELVGIAFSWEAGKGFYIPFPEDRNEAQELIEQLRPFFEAEHITKIGQNLKYDIKVLAKYNIEVKGTLFDTMLAHYLINPDMRHNMDVLAETYLNYTPVSITELIGKKGKNQLSFRQVPIDKQTEYAVEDADITFQLKEHFAPELTEAKTVSLFKDIEIPLLRVLADMEIEGINLDKGFLQSLSEELDSDIKTLEQKIYTEAGEEFNIASPKQLGVILFEKMKLVDKPKKTKTGQYSTAEDVLSYLAKDHDIIQNILDFRGLSKLKSTYVDALPTQVDENTGRVHTDYMQTVAATGRLSSNNPNLQNIPIRTERGRQVRKAFVPRNEEHTLLAADYSQIELRIIAALSKEETMIEAFKNGEDIHASTAAKVFNVPIEEVSREQRSNAKTVNFGIIYGVSAFGLSNQTSLSRSEAKELIDTYYKTYPKLRNYMSEQVDFARENGYVQTVLGRRRYLKNINSANAIVRGAAERNAVNAPIQGSAADIIKIAMINIHKKLKEGNYKTKMLLQVHDELVFDVFKPELEEIKVLIKTEMENAYTLEVPLDVDLGLGKDWLEAH
- a CDS encoding polysaccharide deacetylase family protein; the protein is MQIIPNKTPKVIKQLLPNYIWDLYANNEKKLYLTFDDGPIPGVTEFVLTQLNQYNAKATFFCIGDNIRKHPEVFRQILAEGHAIGNHTMNHLKAWKTSLEMYLENIIDCQNLIQEYSPKKDIQQIFRPPYGQISRTKFKALEKLGYNIILWDVLSKDWEQTISPEECLQNVLQNTQQGSIIVFHDSIKASKNLTAVLPEVLDHFSKRGYVFDTI
- a CDS encoding serine hydrolase domain-containing protein, with protein sequence MKYFYAVFTLVFLVACTTSKPKERVVVTNEKPEISKKDSVSFFLEHYEKFFATNFNVSECPGAAVVVVKGDTVIYEKGFGVKEIHTQDSVDVNTVFRIASLSKGVTAVLAGNLVDRDELQWDQNVRESVKTFSLRNSEQADRLKVNHLLSHTTGLYPYTYTKLIQKGWSLEQIIRSFKRKGVVSKEGVDYEYQNAIFSVIEKIMENQTEKSFETLLKERVFAPAGMHTASSTYAAIRKNDNVALPHKYNHYSKKYGVTEIHKNYYNVAAAGGINASISDMGEYLKVLLGYRPDIISKESLSDIFNPIICTSDEDTYVNLWDGVTDSYYAMGWRVLDYRGRRILYHGGNVNQYKTQLLIDPDNDIGVCVLFNGPNPFNGPVIPTFLNYYDFYKEISQNQQVK